In a genomic window of Flavobacterium crassostreae:
- a CDS encoding 1,4-dihydroxy-2-naphthoyl-CoA synthase gives MDWITAREFEDITYKKCNGVARIAFNRPEVRNAFRPKTTAELYQAFYDAQEDTSIGVVLLSAEGPSSKDGIYSFCSGGDQNARGHQGYVGDDGQHRLNILEVQRLIRFMPKVVIAVVPGWAVGGGHSLHVVCDMTLASKEHAIFKQTDADVTSFDGGYGSAYLAKMVGQKKAREIFFLGRNYSAQEAMDMGMVNAVIPHAELEDTAYAWAQEILGKSPMAIKMLKFAMNLTDDGMVGQQVFAGEATRLAYMTEEAKEGRNAFLEKRKPNFEKKWLP, from the coding sequence ATGGATTGGATAACTGCTCGAGAATTTGAAGATATAACCTACAAAAAATGCAATGGAGTTGCGCGTATTGCTTTTAACAGACCCGAGGTACGTAATGCATTTAGACCCAAAACTACCGCCGAATTGTACCAAGCTTTTTATGATGCCCAAGAGGATACTTCTATTGGGGTTGTTTTGCTATCTGCGGAGGGGCCTTCCTCAAAAGACGGGATCTATTCTTTTTGTAGCGGTGGGGATCAAAATGCACGAGGCCACCAAGGATATGTGGGCGATGATGGCCAGCACCGTTTGAATATATTAGAGGTACAACGTCTTATTCGGTTTATGCCCAAAGTTGTTATTGCCGTAGTTCCGGGTTGGGCAGTTGGTGGTGGGCATAGTTTGCATGTAGTTTGTGATATGACCTTGGCCAGCAAAGAACACGCGATCTTTAAGCAAACGGATGCAGACGTAACTAGCTTTGATGGCGGTTATGGCTCCGCGTATTTGGCTAAAATGGTAGGTCAAAAAAAAGCCAGAGAAATTTTCTTTTTAGGAAGGAACTATTCTGCTCAAGAAGCCATGGATATGGGTATGGTAAATGCAGTTATTCCGCATGCTGAATTAGAAGACACTGCTTATGCATGGGCGCAAGAAATTTTGGGCAAATCTCCGATGGCTATAAAAATGCTAAAATTTGCCATGAACCTTACCGATGATGGTATGGTAGGACAACAAGTTTTTGCTGGCGAAGCAACTCGTTTGGCTTACATGACCGAAGAAGCCAAAGAAGGAAGGAATGCCTTTTTAGAAAAACGCAAGCCTAATTTTGAAAAAAAATGGTTGCCTTAA
- a CDS encoding DUF6155 family protein: MSKRDLKKYLDQLNQDQLKDQIIALYEKFGPVKVYYDFVFDPKEASLLQQAKLKISQEYYPLQTSSRKKKPKMRRSVAQNTIKHFLLLGVDPYIVMDIMLYNLEIAQTFASENPIKQPLFYKSMGNSFEQAVHYAVANGVLKDFESRINTIFQEVVAQKWQNQFQLEAIMERI, from the coding sequence ATGAGCAAACGCGATTTAAAAAAATATTTAGACCAACTAAACCAAGACCAACTAAAAGACCAAATAATAGCCTTGTATGAAAAATTTGGTCCCGTTAAGGTATACTATGACTTTGTTTTTGATCCCAAAGAAGCCAGTTTATTGCAACAAGCCAAGCTCAAAATCAGCCAAGAATACTACCCATTGCAAACCAGTTCCAGAAAAAAAAAGCCCAAAATGCGGCGTTCAGTAGCTCAAAACACCATCAAGCACTTCCTTTTATTAGGCGTAGACCCCTATATAGTGATGGATATTATGCTTTATAACCTAGAGATAGCCCAAACCTTTGCCTCAGAGAATCCCATCAAACAGCCCCTTTTTTACAAAAGTATGGGCAACTCCTTTGAGCAAGCCGTGCATTATGCCGTTGCAAATGGTGTTCTAAAAGACTTTGAATCAAGGATTAATACCATTTTTCAAGAGGTTGTTGCCCAAAAATGGCAAAACCAATTCCAGTTAGAAGCCATTATGGAAAGGATTTAA
- a CDS encoding NAD(P)/FAD-dependent oxidoreductase, which translates to MDIVIIGGGFAGLNLAKELLNQKGIQVTLVDKNNYNFFPPLIYQVATAYLEPSSISYPFRKFFAGKKNLQFRLGELKKVIPEQKKIILDNGTLHYDYLVFATGAETSYFGMENVKKNAIPMKTLNDAIAMRNTILKNLEKAAICKDTRERRKLLTIVVAGGGPTGVEVSGMFAEMKKSIILKEYPELATAASNIYLVDGGPVLLAPMSKDSQKDTLEALTSLGVVVKLNNRVVNYEQDTVFLSNGQTIQTKNLIWAAGVSAITFEGIPAESYAQGKRMLTDPYNKVNATDCIYAIGDTCLQRNDTAFPQGHPQVAQVAIQQGLNLAKNFKLLQNNKPLLPFKYKDKGAMAIIGKNKAVVDLPKPKMHFKGFIAWAIWLFVHLISLITYRNRFQTFYNWTIAYFAKDQSLRMIIRPEKKNKNTRTPNNPEA; encoded by the coding sequence ATGGATATTGTTATCATAGGGGGTGGGTTTGCCGGTTTGAACCTCGCAAAAGAATTATTGAATCAAAAAGGCATTCAAGTTACTTTAGTAGACAAGAATAATTACAATTTTTTTCCACCATTAATTTACCAAGTGGCCACAGCTTATTTGGAGCCCTCGAGTATTAGCTATCCGTTTAGGAAATTTTTTGCCGGAAAAAAAAACTTACAATTTAGATTAGGAGAATTAAAAAAAGTAATTCCGGAGCAAAAAAAAATTATTCTTGATAACGGTACGTTGCATTACGATTACTTGGTTTTTGCAACCGGAGCAGAAACAAGTTATTTTGGTATGGAGAATGTCAAAAAAAATGCCATTCCGATGAAAACGCTCAATGATGCTATTGCAATGCGAAATACCATTCTAAAAAACTTAGAAAAAGCGGCAATTTGCAAAGATACCAGAGAGAGACGCAAACTATTGACCATTGTAGTTGCTGGAGGCGGCCCTACAGGAGTAGAAGTATCCGGAATGTTTGCCGAGATGAAAAAAAGTATCATTCTCAAAGAATATCCAGAGTTAGCCACAGCAGCCAGTAATATTTATTTGGTAGATGGAGGACCAGTATTATTAGCCCCCATGAGCAAAGATTCTCAAAAAGATACCTTAGAGGCCTTGACTAGTTTGGGAGTAGTGGTTAAACTAAACAACAGAGTAGTAAACTACGAACAGGATACCGTATTTTTATCCAATGGACAAACCATTCAGACCAAAAATCTAATATGGGCGGCAGGAGTTTCGGCAATAACCTTTGAAGGAATTCCGGCTGAGAGTTATGCCCAAGGCAAAAGAATGCTAACCGATCCCTACAATAAAGTAAACGCAACAGATTGTATTTATGCCATTGGAGATACCTGTTTGCAACGCAATGATACCGCTTTTCCGCAAGGACATCCACAAGTAGCACAAGTAGCCATTCAGCAAGGTCTTAATTTGGCCAAAAATTTTAAACTCTTGCAAAACAACAAACCTCTACTACCTTTTAAATACAAGGACAAAGGTGCAATGGCCATAATTGGCAAAAATAAAGCGGTAGTAGATTTGCCTAAACCCAAAATGCATTTTAAAGGTTTTATTGCCTGGGCTATATGGTTGTTTGTACACCTTATTTCGTTGATTACTTATCGAAATCGCTTTCAAACTTTTTATAATTGGACTATTGCTTATTTTGCCAAAGACCAATCCTTACGGATGATTATAAGGCCCGAAAAAAAGAATAAAAACACCCGTACGCCCAATAATCCAGAGGCTTAA
- a CDS encoding PH domain-containing protein: MHFTNEVIDKTELPKLETVVLSKLDPQYWKVVTISIIITFLVLGLGLGCLLYYQPELQIYSTTIALLYGLLCVLVLGISNLSAQKKAFAFRTHDVIFKNGILATNTIVIPYNRVQHVALQEGFIARFFGLATVALYTAGGSSSDIAIPGIAKEQAAGIKQLLMGKIQNKL, translated from the coding sequence ATGCATTTTACCAATGAAGTAATAGACAAAACAGAATTACCTAAATTAGAAACCGTTGTGTTATCTAAATTGGACCCACAATATTGGAAAGTAGTTACCATTTCTATTATTATAACGTTTTTGGTTTTGGGTCTCGGATTGGGGTGTTTGCTATATTACCAACCAGAATTACAGATTTATAGCACAACTATTGCTCTACTTTATGGCTTGTTGTGCGTATTGGTACTGGGAATTTCAAACCTAAGCGCTCAAAAAAAAGCATTTGCATTTAGAACCCATGACGTGATTTTTAAAAACGGTATTTTGGCTACCAATACCATTGTAATTCCGTACAACCGAGTCCAGCATGTGGCGTTGCAAGAAGGTTTTATAGCTCGTTTTTTTGGCTTGGCTACCGTTGCGCTCTATACCGCTGGCGGAAGCTCTAGTGATATTGCAATTCCGGGTATTGCCAAAGAACAAGCTGCGGGTATTAAACAATTACTGATGGGCAAAATTCAAAACAAACTCTAA
- the menA gene encoding 1,4-dihydroxy-2-naphthoate octaprenyltransferase, whose product MKHWIEAARLRTLPLSVSGIIVGSIYALAHPTDTILTPTEVFNWNIFGFALLTTLGLQILSNFANDYGDGIKGTDNASRVGPARAIQSGVITPAAMKRAIVLTAALTLLSAVLLIYYAFGNSQFYYSLFYLFLTVLAIGSAIRYTVGTSAYGYKGFGDLFVFVFFGLVSTLGVHFLYAQQLDPALFMPATAIGLLSVGVLNLNNMRDEASDRAAAKNTLVVQMGGQKAKIYHYFLISTAMVLVLLFALLSHFQLDQYLFLLAYLPLTKHLITVYKNQDPKALDPELKKLALSTFALSILLALSMVYFISDIIVNTFLGGR is encoded by the coding sequence ATGAAACATTGGATTGAAGCAGCACGATTAAGAACCTTACCCTTATCTGTTTCTGGCATTATCGTAGGGAGCATTTATGCCCTAGCGCACCCCACAGATACTATATTAACCCCCACAGAAGTTTTTAACTGGAACATCTTTGGTTTTGCACTACTCACCACCCTTGGATTACAAATACTATCCAATTTTGCAAATGATTACGGAGACGGAATTAAAGGCACAGATAACGCCAGTAGAGTAGGACCAGCGCGCGCCATACAGAGTGGTGTTATAACGCCAGCAGCCATGAAACGCGCCATTGTACTCACCGCGGCACTAACCTTACTCTCGGCAGTATTGCTGATCTATTATGCCTTCGGAAACAGCCAGTTCTATTACTCTCTATTTTACCTGTTTTTGACCGTGTTGGCTATAGGCTCTGCAATTCGGTACACAGTTGGTACGTCTGCTTATGGCTACAAAGGATTTGGAGACCTATTTGTATTTGTGTTTTTTGGACTAGTGAGCACCCTTGGAGTACATTTTTTGTATGCCCAACAACTAGATCCAGCACTTTTTATGCCCGCAACCGCCATAGGTTTATTGAGTGTAGGAGTTCTAAACCTAAACAACATGCGAGACGAAGCCTCGGATAGAGCTGCAGCAAAAAATACCTTAGTGGTACAAATGGGCGGTCAAAAAGCCAAAATATACCACTATTTCTTAATAAGCACTGCCATGGTATTGGTATTGCTTTTTGCCCTATTAAGCCATTTTCAGTTAGATCAGTATCTGTTTTTACTAGCCTACTTGCCACTAACCAAGCACCTGATAACCGTCTATAAAAACCAAGATCCAAAAGCATTAGACCCAGAATTAAAAAAACTAGCCCTAAGCACCTTTGCACTCTCCATACTACTTGCCTTGAGCATGGTGTATTTTATTTCAGACATTATAGTAAACACCTTCTTAGGAGGCAGATAA
- a CDS encoding DEAD/DEAH box helicase, with translation MSQQFSDLGISAPILKALTDLKIVTPTEIQQKAIPLLIANNTDLVGLAKTGTGKTAAFGLPLLQLIDTDATHVQAIILVPTRELGQQIFKNLNDFAKYVPQVSIAASCGGIPIKPQIERLADPTHIVVATPGRLIDLIQRKAIHLKQTNFLILDEADEMVSILKESLDQIVAELPKEHRTFLFSATLPGTIKQLVQNYLNKNVVQVSANMETVGNQGIDHQYIVVDPIEKLDVLMHFLNSREGERGILFCKTKAAVNKLAKNLAINRFSSGALHGSLSQGIRDRIMEQFREGHINILVATDLAARGIDVKEISYVVNYHLPDAYEAYVHRSGRTARAGAKGLSLTVLQPEEEKEIADFEKELGIKFTQFKKPSTSSIEDNNTLLWAKQIFKTKPNHDVDAELKTKIKTVFHHLTKDELIEKLLANYLLQNKNEPTEKPVKRQKKQ, from the coding sequence ATGTCCCAACAATTCTCAGACTTAGGAATCTCGGCCCCAATTTTAAAAGCGCTCACCGATTTGAAAATTGTTACGCCCACAGAAATCCAACAAAAAGCAATTCCGCTATTAATAGCCAACAACACCGATTTAGTAGGACTTGCCAAAACAGGAACCGGAAAGACCGCTGCTTTTGGATTGCCACTTTTGCAACTAATAGACACCGATGCAACGCATGTCCAAGCCATAATTTTGGTTCCAACCAGAGAACTCGGACAGCAGATATTTAAAAACCTAAACGATTTTGCCAAGTATGTACCCCAAGTTTCCATTGCAGCAAGCTGTGGCGGAATTCCCATCAAACCACAAATAGAGCGCCTAGCAGACCCTACACATATCGTAGTGGCAACACCAGGACGTTTGATTGATTTGATACAACGCAAAGCAATCCACCTAAAACAAACGAACTTTCTAATTCTAGACGAAGCCGATGAAATGGTTTCTATCTTAAAAGAAAGCCTAGACCAAATCGTAGCCGAACTACCCAAAGAACACCGTACTTTTTTATTCTCGGCAACCTTGCCCGGAACCATCAAGCAACTAGTACAAAACTACCTGAACAAAAATGTAGTGCAAGTAAGCGCCAACATGGAAACAGTAGGAAATCAAGGCATCGATCACCAATATATTGTAGTGGATCCTATCGAAAAATTAGATGTTTTAATGCATTTCTTGAACTCCAGAGAAGGCGAACGCGGAATCCTCTTTTGCAAGACCAAAGCAGCTGTAAACAAACTAGCCAAAAACTTGGCCATCAACCGTTTTTCTTCTGGAGCCCTACACGGGAGTTTATCACAAGGAATCCGGGACCGTATCATGGAGCAATTTCGCGAAGGACACATCAATATATTAGTCGCTACAGATCTTGCAGCTAGAGGTATTGATGTAAAAGAAATCTCGTATGTAGTAAACTACCATTTACCCGATGCCTATGAAGCTTATGTACACCGTTCTGGTAGAACAGCCAGAGCAGGAGCAAAGGGACTATCTTTGACTGTTTTACAACCCGAAGAAGAAAAAGAAATAGCTGATTTTGAGAAAGAATTAGGGATTAAATTTACCCAATTCAAAAAACCAAGCACATCCAGCATAGAAGATAACAATACCTTATTGTGGGCTAAACAAATATTCAAAACCAAGCCCAACCACGATGTAGATGCCGAATTGAAAACCAAAATAAAAACGGTATTTCATCACCTAACCAAAGACGAATTGATCGAAAAGCTATTGGCCAACTACCTGTTACAAAACAAAAACGAACCCACAGAAAAACCGGTAAAAAGACAAAAAAAACAGTAA
- a CDS encoding DEAD/DEAH box helicase encodes MFENTIEIEKEDKKEAKKQLYTYQQQDIDAIFERIDNAPKQHHLLYQLPTGGGKTVIFSEIVRRYLSQNDKKVVVLTHRIELCKQTSKMLKGFDVKNKIINSKVKELPDQNEYSCFVAMVETLKNRINDEKLHLDNIGLVIIDEAHYNSFRKLLSSFKNAFILGVTATPLSSNIKLPMHQSYDELIVGDTISSLIDNGFLAKAVTYSYDVGLTSLKVGINGDYTVKSSDDLYTNMAMQEKLLHAYTEKSLGKKTLIFNNGINTSLYVYETFREAGYPIRHLDNTSSTEERKEILHWFKHTQDAILTSVGILTTGFDEPTVETIILNRATKSLTLYYQMIGRGSRKLPNKDLFTVIDLGNNAARFGLWSEPVNWQHIFKSPEFYLENLRDDTEIELYFKYSMPPELRAKFSKTAEVAFDVDEEHKLAIAQNLRSKVVLEKSLEQHAAMCVDNTETLQEAKSLSKELDDDIDCRIKRYSKCLSQCSKNYREWLIDDYKLKMTLLIGKKYREKIMNEPDDEE; translated from the coding sequence ATGTTTGAAAATACTATAGAAATAGAAAAAGAAGACAAAAAAGAAGCCAAAAAACAACTTTATACGTACCAACAACAGGATATTGACGCCATTTTTGAACGTATAGACAATGCCCCCAAACAACATCATTTATTATACCAGCTTCCTACAGGTGGGGGTAAAACTGTGATTTTTTCTGAAATTGTACGCCGCTACTTATCCCAAAACGATAAAAAAGTAGTAGTCTTAACCCATAGGATTGAGTTATGCAAACAAACCTCCAAAATGCTAAAAGGGTTTGATGTAAAAAATAAAATCATCAACAGCAAGGTCAAAGAACTCCCAGATCAAAACGAATATTCTTGTTTTGTAGCCATGGTAGAAACCCTCAAAAACCGTATCAATGACGAAAAACTGCACCTAGACAACATTGGTTTAGTGATCATTGATGAGGCCCATTACAACTCTTTTAGAAAACTATTGAGTTCCTTCAAGAACGCCTTTATATTAGGAGTTACCGCAACCCCTTTGAGCTCCAATATAAAACTACCCATGCATCAGAGTTATGACGAATTAATAGTAGGAGATACCATTAGTTCTTTGATCGACAATGGTTTTTTGGCCAAAGCCGTCACCTATAGCTATGACGTAGGTTTAACCTCATTAAAGGTAGGGATCAATGGAGATTATACCGTAAAATCATCCGATGATTTGTACACCAACATGGCCATGCAAGAAAAACTATTGCATGCCTACACCGAGAAATCCTTAGGCAAAAAAACCCTAATTTTTAACAACGGAATCAACACCTCTCTATACGTTTACGAAACCTTTAGAGAAGCAGGATACCCCATTCGGCATTTAGACAACACCAGTAGCACCGAAGAAAGAAAAGAAATCCTGCACTGGTTCAAACATACCCAAGACGCCATTCTAACCTCCGTAGGAATACTTACCACAGGATTTGATGAGCCCACCGTAGAAACCATTATACTAAACCGAGCCACCAAATCCCTGACACTCTACTACCAAATGATTGGTCGTGGGTCCAGAAAACTACCCAACAAAGATCTATTTACCGTAATTGATCTAGGGAACAATGCCGCTAGATTTGGACTATGGAGCGAACCCGTAAACTGGCAACACATCTTTAAATCTCCAGAGTTTTATTTAGAAAACCTAAGAGACGACACCGAGATCGAACTGTATTTTAAATACAGCATGCCACCAGAACTACGAGCCAAATTCAGCAAAACAGCCGAAGTAGCCTTTGACGTAGATGAAGAACACAAACTAGCCATTGCCCAAAACCTACGCTCCAAAGTAGTTCTAGAAAAATCACTAGAACAACACGCCGCCATGTGCGTAGACAATACCGAAACCCTGCAAGAAGCAAAATCGTTATCCAAAGAACTAGACGACGATATTGATTGCCGCATCAAACGGTACTCCAAATGCCTGAGCCAGTGCAGCAAAAACTACCGCGAATGGCTAATAGACGATTACAAATTAAAAATGACCCTACTAATCGGCAAAAAATATCGTGAAAAAATCATGAACGAACCCGATGACGAAGAGTAA
- a CDS encoding CvfB family protein, with protein MIEIGKYNTLTILRDTKVGLFLGNPDEDPEGIQDILLPNKYVPNAFEIGEELVVFVYLDHEERPVATTLEPYILLNEFALLRVNYTNQIGAFMDWGMEKDILVPFKEQARPMEKGKRYLVYLYMDEKTNRLVASSKTNQFLKNDALTVEQGEEVALIVSHITDLGINVIVNECHKGLLYKDEVYDDAIRTGDRMRGYIKNIRPDNKIDVSLQIQGYQSIEPNAEKILAELRASRGFLRLTDNSHPEDIKTVLKMSKKTFKKAVGALYREKIIEIKEDGIYLIKE; from the coding sequence ATGATTGAAATAGGAAAATACAATACGCTCACCATTTTAAGAGACACCAAAGTTGGGTTGTTTTTAGGAAATCCAGATGAAGATCCAGAAGGAATTCAGGATATTTTGTTGCCTAATAAATACGTTCCTAATGCCTTTGAAATAGGAGAGGAGTTGGTTGTTTTTGTGTATCTAGATCATGAGGAACGTCCAGTTGCAACTACTTTAGAGCCTTATATTTTATTGAATGAATTTGCGCTTTTGCGTGTTAATTATACCAATCAAATAGGTGCTTTTATGGATTGGGGTATGGAAAAAGATATTTTGGTTCCCTTTAAGGAACAAGCCCGCCCTATGGAAAAAGGAAAGCGTTACTTGGTTTATCTATACATGGATGAAAAAACCAATCGTTTGGTGGCATCAAGCAAGACGAATCAGTTTTTAAAAAATGATGCCCTTACCGTGGAGCAAGGGGAAGAAGTTGCGTTGATCGTATCTCACATTACTGACTTAGGGATTAATGTGATTGTCAATGAGTGCCATAAAGGATTGTTATACAAAGATGAGGTTTATGATGATGCCATACGCACCGGAGACCGTATGCGTGGGTATATTAAAAATATTCGTCCGGATAACAAGATTGATGTTTCGTTACAAATACAAGGCTATCAAAGTATTGAGCCTAATGCAGAGAAGATTTTGGCAGAATTACGTGCCAGCCGTGGTTTTTTGCGTCTTACTGATAATTCGCATCCCGAGGATATTAAAACGGTTTTAAAAATGAGCAAAAAAACCTTTAAAAAGGCTGTTGGTGCCTTGTACCGAGAAAAAATTATTGAAATCAAAGAAGACGGTATTTACTTAATTAAGGAGTAG
- a CDS encoding PH domain-containing protein, which produces MEPPFSQPQRQSALGILILFLNSLQRWLRALGPVIVLYLFKTNTLNKTYLWLGFFLVLMVIALTAYLRYLHFSFFLDTPNNAFVVQEGVFNKTKTSIQLDKIQQVTINQSFLQRLVQVYEINVDTAGSAQKEVQIKAISHEVATALRAKLLKNKKELTIASPEDALDPNPEEAIASKWFLKISFWSLLKVGITSNYVRTFGLILAFLVSVYDTLRNVISESDLEAQNQQINTWFTQSSMLITGLVLLFVLVLLINTLRVVFQYYRYTITKQKDSLLLSYGLWNTKSTLIQPEKVQLVTITRNYFQKKMHILELKIKQASSTQNQQKKDHIEIPGCNETEKQTVLELIYNTLPTKGLVLRPNYRKLVFSVFVYLLVPLMGYLVWITYIDPTFSRYWFAAVGFAVLGSILLFFGFKNNRLYITDAFIIKQSGAWDVATTILEPKKIQAITTTQFFWHKKANIGSITIHTAGGTLSFQLGNFSTIQAQVNLWLYTVETTNSNWM; this is translated from the coding sequence ATGGAACCACCATTTAGCCAACCACAGCGGCAGTCCGCATTGGGTATTTTGATCTTGTTCCTAAATAGTCTACAACGTTGGCTAAGAGCTTTGGGGCCAGTAATAGTACTCTATCTTTTTAAAACCAATACCTTAAATAAAACCTACCTCTGGTTAGGCTTTTTTTTGGTTTTGATGGTTATAGCACTAACGGCATATTTGAGGTACCTGCACTTTAGTTTTTTTTTAGACACCCCCAATAACGCATTTGTAGTCCAGGAGGGTGTTTTTAACAAAACCAAAACAAGCATTCAATTAGATAAAATACAGCAAGTAACCATCAACCAATCCTTTTTGCAACGTTTGGTTCAGGTATATGAAATTAATGTAGATACCGCCGGAAGCGCCCAAAAAGAAGTCCAGATAAAAGCCATCTCTCATGAAGTAGCAACCGCACTAAGAGCAAAATTATTAAAAAACAAAAAAGAGCTAACTATTGCCTCCCCTGAAGATGCTTTGGATCCCAATCCAGAAGAAGCCATAGCCTCAAAATGGTTTCTAAAAATTAGTTTCTGGAGTTTATTAAAAGTTGGGATCACCTCTAATTATGTACGAACCTTTGGTTTAATTTTGGCTTTTTTGGTATCCGTCTATGACACGCTCCGCAACGTGATTTCGGAATCCGATTTGGAGGCACAAAACCAACAGATTAACACTTGGTTTACACAAAGTTCTATGCTTATTACCGGATTGGTACTGCTTTTTGTTTTAGTTTTACTAATCAATACCCTACGAGTAGTTTTTCAATATTACCGGTATACCATAACCAAACAGAAAGATTCTTTGTTGCTCTCCTATGGATTATGGAACACCAAAAGTACCCTTATCCAACCAGAAAAAGTACAGTTGGTCACCATCACCAGAAATTATTTTCAGAAAAAAATGCATATTCTGGAGCTTAAAATTAAACAAGCCAGCAGTACGCAAAATCAACAAAAAAAGGACCATATCGAAATTCCGGGCTGTAACGAAACCGAAAAACAAACAGTTCTAGAACTAATATACAATACCTTGCCTACCAAAGGATTGGTTTTAAGACCCAATTACCGAAAATTAGTTTTTTCTGTTTTTGTCTACTTGTTGGTACCTCTTATGGGTTATTTAGTATGGATAACCTACATCGATCCCACATTTTCGAGATACTGGTTTGCTGCAGTAGGTTTTGCTGTACTAGGCAGTATTCTGTTGTTTTTTGGATTTAAAAACAACAGACTTTATATAACAGATGCTTTTATAATCAAACAAAGCGGCGCTTGGGATGTGGCTACCACCATCCTAGAGCCCAAAAAAATACAAGCCATAACCACCACCCAGTTTTTTTGGCACAAAAAAGCAAATATTGGATCCATAACGATACATACCGCAGGAGGTACATTGTCTTTTCAATTAGGCAATTTCAGCACCATACAAGCACAAGTTAACCTTTGGTTGTATACCGTTGAAACAACAAATAGCAATTGGATGTAA
- a CDS encoding multidrug effflux MFS transporter yields MSRMSYLKLILILGSLTALGPFSIDMYLPGFSSIAKDLNTTVAKVAMTLSSYFIGISAGQLLYGPLLDRFGRKKPLFLGLVVYILASLGCVFVTDIDTFIGLRFIQAVGSCAATVASVAMVRDLFAVREIPKVLSLLMLVVGLSPMLAPAVGGYVTAYYSWHTVFFILMCIGILVLIAAQFGLPSTYAPDDSISLKPKPIIANFLTVLKEPQFYTYALTGAISFSGLFTYVAASPVLFMTIFRVDPKTYGWIFAFMSLSFILASQLNSVLLKRFSSEKLIYGALLTQSIIVIVFLIAAMNDLLELYETILLLFLFLACLGISNPNTAGLTLAPFVKNAGSASALMGAIQLGLGALASFAVGVFLKDTVLPMVVLLFVSTLTAFLVLNIAKPKIKTKY; encoded by the coding sequence ATGAGTAGAATGTCGTATTTAAAATTGATATTAATTTTAGGATCCCTTACTGCACTTGGTCCCTTTTCAATAGATATGTATTTGCCCGGTTTTTCGAGCATTGCCAAAGATTTAAACACCACCGTTGCCAAGGTCGCCATGACCTTATCTAGCTATTTTATAGGGATTTCGGCTGGACAATTACTTTATGGCCCATTATTGGATCGTTTTGGAAGAAAAAAACCGTTGTTTTTAGGTCTTGTGGTCTATATATTGGCTTCTTTAGGCTGTGTTTTTGTGACAGATATTGATACTTTTATAGGATTGCGCTTTATACAAGCTGTGGGCAGTTGTGCTGCAACAGTTGCCTCTGTTGCAATGGTAAGAGATTTATTTGCCGTAAGAGAAATACCCAAAGTACTCTCATTATTGATGTTGGTAGTTGGGTTGTCTCCAATGCTTGCTCCAGCGGTTGGAGGATATGTAACTGCTTATTACAGCTGGCATACGGTGTTTTTTATTTTAATGTGTATTGGCATATTGGTTTTAATTGCTGCTCAGTTTGGTTTGCCCAGCACCTATGCTCCAGATGATTCTATTTCGTTAAAACCAAAGCCTATAATTGCTAATTTTTTGACGGTTCTCAAAGAGCCTCAATTTTATACCTATGCTTTAACGGGTGCTATTTCTTTTTCGGGACTTTTTACGTATGTAGCGGCTTCTCCGGTGTTGTTTATGACTATTTTTAGGGTAGATCCCAAAACCTATGGTTGGATATTTGCATTCATGTCTCTGAGTTTTATACTCGCTAGTCAGCTTAATTCTGTATTGCTTAAACGCTTTAGCAGCGAAAAATTAATTTATGGCGCTTTGCTTACTCAATCCATAATTGTTATTGTGTTTTTGATTGCCGCCATGAATGATCTTTTAGAACTTTACGAAACCATACTTTTGTTATTTTTGTTTTTGGCTTGTTTAGGAATTTCTAATCCCAATACCGCTGGATTAACGCTGGCTCCCTTTGTCAAAAATGCCGGAAGTGCATCGGCACTCATGGGAGCTATACAATTGGGCTTAGGCGCACTTGCTTCTTTTGCTGTGGGTGTTTTTTTAAAAGATACTGTATTGCCTATGGTGGTACTTCTTTTTGTATCCACTCTAACGGCTTTTTTGGTATTGAATATTGCAAAACCAAAAATAAAAACAAAATATTAA